A genomic stretch from Chiloscyllium plagiosum isolate BGI_BamShark_2017 chromosome 45, ASM401019v2, whole genome shotgun sequence includes:
- the tm7sf2 gene encoding delta(14)-sterol reductase TM7SF2 isoform X1: MPLRDGTRLSYRINGFQAFAITSVLVVAGVASGVLRLSAIYDGCVGLAVAAAILSFVLALLLYARSLCVPESALAPGGNSGNPVYDFFIGHELNPRIGSFDLKYFCELRPGLIGWLLINLAMLVKESELRGSPSLAMILVNAFQLLYVVDALWHEEAVLTTMDIVNDGFGFMLAFGDLAWVPFTYSLQAHFLVGHPQELALATAAGIILLNALGYFIFRSANSQKNTFRRNPNDPKVAALETIPTATGRQLLVSGWWGLVRHPNYLGDLIMALAWSLPCGLAHVLPYFYVIYFTVLLIHREARDEHQCRRKYGSAWNEYCKRVPYRIFPYVY, encoded by the exons ATGCCTCTCCGAGATGGCACCAGACTCTCCTATCGCATTAATG GGTTCCAGGCCTTTGCCATCACCTCCGTCCTAGTTGTGGCTGGAGTGGCCTCTGGGGTCCTGCGGCTGAGCGCCATCTACGATGGCTGCGTGGGTCTGGCAGTGGCAGCTGCCATCTTGTCATTTGTGCTGGCCCTCCTCCTGTACGCCCGCTCGCTCTGTGTGCCCGAGTCGGCGCTGGCTCCTGGCGGAAACTCAG GTAATCCAGTCTATGACTTCTTCATTGGCCATGAGCTGAACCCTCGGATCGGGAGCTTTGACCTGAAGTACTTTTGCGAGCTGCGGCCCGGCTTGATCGGCTGG CTGCTCATCAACCTGGCAATGCTGGTGAAGGAATCAGAGCTGCGAGGGAGCCCATCCCTGGCCATGATTCTCGTCAACGCCTTCCAGCTCCTGTACGTCGTCGACGCCCTCTGGCACGAG GAGGCGGTCCTGACCACCATGGACATTGTGAACGATGGCTTCGGTTTCATGCTGGCATTTGGAGACTTGGCGTGGGTCCCGTTTACGTACAGTCTGCAGGCACACTTCCTGGTCGGTCACCCCCAGGAGCTGGCGCTGGCCACCGCGGCGGGCATCATCCTCCTGAACG CTCTTGGATATTTCATATTTCGTAGCGCGAACTCTCAGAAAAACACTTTCCGCAGGAACCCTAATGATCCGAAAGTGGCGG CACTGGAGACGATCCCCACGGCAACCGGGAGACAGCTTCTGGTATCGGGCTGGTGGGGCCTAGTGCGTCATCCGAACTACCTTGGAGATCTGATCATGGCTCTGGCCTGGTCCCTGCCCTGTG gCTTGGCACACGTTCTCCCGTATTTCTACGTTATCTATTTCACCGTCTTGTTGATCCACCGCGAGGCCAGGGATGAGCACCAGTGTCGGCGGAAGTACGGCTCTGCCTGGAACGAATACTGCAAACGGGTTCCCTACCGCATCTTCCCGTACGTGTACTGA
- the tm7sf2 gene encoding delta(14)-sterol reductase TM7SF2 isoform X2, producing MPLRDGTRLSYRINGFQAFAITSVLVVAGVASGVLRLSAIYDGCVGLAVAAAILSFVLALLLYARSLCVPESALAPGGNSGNPVYDFFIGHELNPRIGSFDLKYFCELRPGLIGWEAVLTTMDIVNDGFGFMLAFGDLAWVPFTYSLQAHFLVGHPQELALATAAGIILLNALGYFIFRSANSQKNTFRRNPNDPKVAALETIPTATGRQLLVSGWWGLVRHPNYLGDLIMALAWSLPCGLAHVLPYFYVIYFTVLLIHREARDEHQCRRKYGSAWNEYCKRVPYRIFPYVY from the exons ATGCCTCTCCGAGATGGCACCAGACTCTCCTATCGCATTAATG GGTTCCAGGCCTTTGCCATCACCTCCGTCCTAGTTGTGGCTGGAGTGGCCTCTGGGGTCCTGCGGCTGAGCGCCATCTACGATGGCTGCGTGGGTCTGGCAGTGGCAGCTGCCATCTTGTCATTTGTGCTGGCCCTCCTCCTGTACGCCCGCTCGCTCTGTGTGCCCGAGTCGGCGCTGGCTCCTGGCGGAAACTCAG GTAATCCAGTCTATGACTTCTTCATTGGCCATGAGCTGAACCCTCGGATCGGGAGCTTTGACCTGAAGTACTTTTGCGAGCTGCGGCCCGGCTTGATCGGCTGG GAGGCGGTCCTGACCACCATGGACATTGTGAACGATGGCTTCGGTTTCATGCTGGCATTTGGAGACTTGGCGTGGGTCCCGTTTACGTACAGTCTGCAGGCACACTTCCTGGTCGGTCACCCCCAGGAGCTGGCGCTGGCCACCGCGGCGGGCATCATCCTCCTGAACG CTCTTGGATATTTCATATTTCGTAGCGCGAACTCTCAGAAAAACACTTTCCGCAGGAACCCTAATGATCCGAAAGTGGCGG CACTGGAGACGATCCCCACGGCAACCGGGAGACAGCTTCTGGTATCGGGCTGGTGGGGCCTAGTGCGTCATCCGAACTACCTTGGAGATCTGATCATGGCTCTGGCCTGGTCCCTGCCCTGTG gCTTGGCACACGTTCTCCCGTATTTCTACGTTATCTATTTCACCGTCTTGTTGATCCACCGCGAGGCCAGGGATGAGCACCAGTGTCGGCGGAAGTACGGCTCTGCCTGGAACGAATACTGCAAACGGGTTCCCTACCGCATCTTCCCGTACGTGTACTGA